One window of Bacteroides sp. AN502(2024) genomic DNA carries:
- a CDS encoding helix-turn-helix domain-containing protein, with the protein MNFNDFAHIRKYCHVAENGFLIWKITPEELFKPCELSEGDSRMVVHILVEEGALDVKFKGKLFHLVQNAYGHFISEPSIELLSASGNIKAHLMACTDPYIAALLKNSPPIPFTLTEKAHEQPVNVLEPDIMPIFKYRMDCLEKASLNEEHIFRNEMIKCSIWLFLMDLADIHIRREAKNRKMQTGGRKKEIFITFMKLLTMYICREHSVGFYASKLCITPQYLNRIVKCQTDKTAYDWICLSLVGEIAKQLENTNDTMQQIANNLNFPDQVTLTKFFKRQTGYSLSEYRKNLAVK; encoded by the coding sequence CTATTCAAACCATGTGAACTGTCCGAAGGAGATTCCCGAATGGTTGTCCATATACTGGTGGAAGAAGGAGCCCTCGATGTGAAATTCAAGGGCAAACTATTCCACTTGGTTCAAAATGCTTACGGACATTTCATCAGCGAACCATCCATAGAGCTTTTATCGGCATCCGGTAATATCAAAGCCCATCTGATGGCTTGCACGGATCCTTATATTGCCGCTCTTCTCAAAAATAGTCCGCCAATACCTTTTACCCTTACTGAAAAGGCACACGAGCAACCAGTCAATGTATTGGAACCCGACATCATGCCGATATTCAAATACCGTATGGATTGTTTGGAAAAGGCGAGTTTGAATGAGGAACATATTTTCCGTAATGAGATGATAAAATGCTCGATCTGGTTGTTTCTTATGGATCTTGCTGATATACACATTCGTAGAGAAGCAAAAAACAGGAAGATGCAGACCGGAGGACGAAAAAAAGAAATCTTTATCACGTTTATGAAGTTGCTGACCATGTACATCTGCCGGGAACACTCTGTGGGGTTCTATGCGTCGAAATTATGTATCACTCCTCAGTATTTGAATCGCATAGTGAAATGTCAAACAGACAAAACCGCTTATGATTGGATTTGTCTTTCTCTTGTGGGTGAGATAGCCAAGCAATTGGAAAATACGAATGATACAATGCAACAGATAGCGAACAACCTCAATTTCCCGGACCAAGTTACACTAACTAAATTCTTTAAACGGCAAACAGGCTATTCATTGAGTGAATATCGTAAGAATTTAGCAGTAAAATAA